A stretch of Eleutherodactylus coqui strain aEleCoq1 chromosome 2, aEleCoq1.hap1, whole genome shotgun sequence DNA encodes these proteins:
- the SELENOO gene encoding protein adenylyltransferase SelO, mitochondrial has product MARSLLHGCVCWAAVTGSRMDALLLGAVGMMKRAALTPSSLRALHFDNRALRCLPVEPGDGRDEDAARSRQVPGACFSPVQPTPVQNPSVVALSRPALALLGLQLEDEEEAALYFSGNRLLPGSQPAAHCYCGHQFGSFAGQLGDGAAMYLGEVINPEGERWEIQLKGAGLTPYSRQADGRKVLRSSVREFLCSEAMFHLGIPSTRAASCVTSDSTVIRDIFYDGHPKKEKCTIVLRVAPTFLRFGSFEIFKPTDEFTGRHGPSVNRNDIRIQMLDYVISTFYPGIEETYAESKAERNAAFFREITRRTAGLVAEWQCVGFCHGVLNTDNMSIVGVTIDYGPFGFLDRYDPEHICNGSDNMGRYTYRKQPEICKWNLEKLAEALVPELPLDISQKILEEEYDVEFQRHYLQKMRKKLGLVNLELEEDGRLISDLLDTMNQTGSDFTNTFRVLSRFSGNAADIDGFLSIIVEQCASVEELKVAFKPKMDPRQLTMMLMLAQSNPQLFALIGSKANISQELERIEKYEQLEKSSTEDIVNENKKHWEEWLEKYSARLLKEQENSGDGVTLLAQREKIMNSNNPAHILRNYIAQNAIDAAEKGDFSEVRRVLKMLENPYVEDESVYGISEVSSEEQPLEAAAACKLSIVSKIPYNSKPPLWASELCVTUSS; this is encoded by the exons ATGGCCCGCAGCCTACTCCATGGCTGTGTATGTTGGGCGGCAGTGACAGGCTCCCGCATGGACGCTCTGCTACTGGGTGCAGTGGGCATGATGAAGCGGGCAGCGCTCACCCCCTCCAGCCTGCGGGCTCTGCACTTTGATAACCGGGCGCTGCGCTGTCTGCCCGTGGAGCCTGGCGATGGAAGAGATGAGGACGCGGCGCGGTCCCGGCAGGTCCCCGGCGCCTGCTTCTCCCCCGTGCAGCCGACCCCGGTGCAGAACCCGTCGGTGGTGGCGCTGTCCCGGCCGGCGCTGGCTCTGCTCGGGCTGCAgctggaggacgaggaggaggcggCCCTGTACTTCAGCGGGAACCGTCTGCTCCCCGGCTCCCAGCCCGCCGCCCACTGCTACTGCGGCCACCAGTTCGGGAGCTTCGCCGGCCAGCTGGGGGACGGAGCGGCCATGTACCTGGGGGAAGTGATCAACCCGGAGGGGGAGCGCTGGGAGATCCAGCTGAAAGGCGCCGGGCTCACCCCCTACTCCAG ACAAGCTGACGGCAGGAAGGTGCTGCGCTCCAGCGTAAGGGAGTTCCTGTGCAGCGAAGCCATGTTCCACCTTGGAATCCCAAGTACCAGGGCGGCATCTTGTGTCACCTCCGACTCCACCGTCATCAGGGACATCTTCTACGATGGGCACCCCAAGAAAGAGAAGTGCACAATTGTTCTGCGTGTTGCTCCCACATTTCTCAG GTTTGGATCATTTGAGATTTTTAAGCCAACTGATGAATTTACTGGTCGCCACGGTCCTAGCGTCAATAGAAATGATATTCGGATCCAGATGCTGGATTATGTGATCAGCACGTTTTATCCCGGCATAGAGGAGACGTATGCAGAAAGCAAGGCGGAGAGAAACGCTGCGTTCTTCCGAGAG ATTACAAGACGGACTGCAGGACTGGTTGCTGAGTGGCAGTGTGTTGGATTTTGCCATGGCGTATTAAATACCGATAACATGAGTATTGTTGGAGTTACTATCGACTATGGACCTTTTGGTTTCTTGGACAG GTATGATCCTGAGCACATCTGTAACGGCTCCGATAACATGGGGCGCTACACTTACCGCAAGCAGCCCGAGATCTGTAAGTGGAATTTAGAGAAGCTTGCTGAGGCTTTGGTTCCAGAGTTGCCTTTAGACATTAGTCAGAAAATACTTGAAGAGGAATATGATGTGGAATTCCAGAGGCATTACCTGCAAAAAATGAGGAAGAAGCTGGGTCTTGTTAATCTAGAGCTTGAAGAGGACGGCAGACTAATCTCTGACTTGTTGGACACCATGAACCAGACAG gCTCTGATTTCACCAATACCTTCCGGGTTCTCAGCAGGTTTTCGGGAAATGCTGCTGATATTGATGGATTCTTGAGTATAATCGTTGAACAGTGTGCTAGTGTGGAAGAACTGAAAGTTGCTTTTAAACCAAAAATGGATCCAAG ACAACTTACAATGATGCTGATGTTGGCGCAGAGCAATCCTCAGCTGTTTGCATTGATTGGATCTAAAGCCAACATAAGTCAAGAGCTGGAGCGGATAGAAAAATATGAACAGCTTGAGAAGTCTAGTACCGAGGACATAGTGAATGAGAACAAGAAGCACTGGGAAGAATGGCTTGAAAAATACAG TGCTCGCTTGCTGAAGGAACAAGAAAATAGTGGAGATGGTGTCACTTTACTTGCCCAGAGGGAGAAAATCATGAATTCTAACAACCCAGCACACATCCTGAGAAATTACATTGCCCAAAATGCTATAGATGCAGCTGAGAAGGGAGATTTCTCAGAG GTCAGAAGGGTGTTGAAGATGTTGGAAAATCCATATGTGGAGGATGAGTCAGTCTATGGTATTTCAGAAGTCTCATCAGAAGAACAACCATTggaagctgctgcagcctgtaaactcaGCATCGTTTCCAAAATCCCTTACAACAGCAAGCCACCGCTTTGGGCTTCAGAGCTGTGTGTCACCTGATCCTCATAG